A window from Nocardioides mesophilus encodes these proteins:
- a CDS encoding ParA family protein codes for MSDPLPFPRPDSAVKTAVQDGEPVLGPTGRPMPVLPEPRPISIHGNARVIAMCNQKGGVGKTTTTINLGAALAEYGRKVLLVDFDPQGSLSVGLGLNPHEMDLSIYNLLMQRDVTLDDVIVKTNVPGMDLLPSNIDLSAAEVQLVQEVAREQTLQRVLAPALSDYDVILIDCQPSLGLLTVNALTAAHGVLVPLECEYFALRGVALLKTTIDKVQERLNPKLQIDGVLGTMYDGRTLHGREVMERLVQAWGDTVFHTVIRRTVKFSDSTVAGEPITSYASSSAGAEAYRQLAREVLARCLDG; via the coding sequence GTGAGCGACCCCCTGCCCTTCCCCCGGCCCGACTCCGCCGTCAAGACCGCCGTCCAGGACGGCGAGCCGGTGCTCGGCCCCACCGGGCGCCCGATGCCGGTGCTGCCCGAGCCGCGCCCGATCAGCATCCACGGCAACGCCCGCGTGATCGCGATGTGCAACCAGAAGGGCGGAGTGGGCAAGACCACCACGACGATCAACCTCGGTGCGGCGCTCGCCGAGTACGGCCGCAAGGTGCTGCTCGTCGACTTCGACCCGCAGGGGTCCCTGTCGGTCGGCCTGGGCCTCAACCCGCACGAGATGGACCTGTCCATCTACAACCTGCTGATGCAGCGCGACGTCACCCTCGACGACGTGATCGTCAAGACCAACGTGCCGGGCATGGACCTGCTGCCCAGCAACATCGACCTGTCCGCCGCCGAGGTCCAGCTGGTGCAGGAGGTGGCCCGCGAGCAGACCCTGCAGCGGGTGCTGGCTCCGGCGCTCTCGGACTACGACGTCATCCTGATCGACTGCCAGCCGTCGCTGGGTCTGCTGACCGTCAACGCGCTGACGGCCGCGCACGGCGTGCTGGTGCCACTGGAGTGCGAGTACTTCGCGCTGCGCGGAGTAGCGCTGCTCAAGACCACCATCGACAAGGTGCAGGAGCGGCTGAACCCGAAGCTGCAGATCGACGGCGTCCTGGGCACGATGTACGACGGCCGCACGCTGCACGGCCGCGAGGTGATGGAGCGGCTGGTCCAGGCCTGGGGCGACACCGTGTTCCACACCGTGATCCGGCGCACCGTGAAGTTCTCCGACTCCACGGTGGCCGGCGAGCCGATCACCAGCTACGCCAGCAGCTCCGCCGGCGCGGAGGCCTACCGCCAGCTGGCGAGGGAGGTGCTGGCCCGGTGCCTCGACGGGTGA
- a CDS encoding segregation and condensation protein A: MSTDTTAAPEGGAGETAPAFAVRLENFEGPFDLLLSLIAKHKLDITEVALSKVTDEFIAHIKFAGDAWDLEQTSSFLLVASTLLDLKAARLLPQGDVEDEEDLALLEARDLLFARLMQYRAFKQVAAVLETRMAGELHRHPRAVGLEERFAALLPEVLIGLGLDEFAALAARALEPKPVLEVSLAHIHAATVSVKEQAGIVVDRLRRQGTMTFRALAGDAADTLTRVARFLALLELFREGVVSFDQVTPLGELTVRWTGSEDGEVEITDEFDDPEPEEAADPADDVPPPEPAGPPAGHDDEQQEQQ; this comes from the coding sequence GTGAGCACCGACACCACTGCCGCGCCCGAGGGCGGGGCCGGGGAGACCGCCCCGGCGTTCGCCGTCCGGCTGGAGAACTTCGAGGGCCCGTTCGACCTGCTCCTGAGCCTGATCGCGAAGCACAAGCTCGACATCACCGAGGTGGCGCTCTCCAAGGTCACCGACGAGTTCATCGCGCACATCAAGTTCGCCGGCGACGCCTGGGACCTCGAGCAGACCTCGTCGTTCCTCCTCGTCGCCTCCACGTTGCTGGACCTGAAGGCGGCCCGGCTGCTGCCCCAGGGCGACGTCGAGGACGAGGAGGACCTGGCGTTGCTGGAGGCGCGCGACCTGCTCTTCGCCCGGCTGATGCAGTACCGCGCGTTCAAGCAGGTCGCCGCGGTGCTGGAGACGCGGATGGCCGGCGAGCTGCACCGGCACCCCCGGGCGGTCGGGCTGGAGGAGCGCTTCGCCGCGCTGCTGCCCGAGGTGCTGATCGGGCTCGGGCTCGACGAGTTCGCAGCACTCGCGGCCCGGGCGCTGGAGCCCAAGCCGGTGCTCGAGGTCTCGCTGGCGCACATCCATGCCGCCACCGTCAGCGTCAAGGAGCAGGCCGGCATCGTCGTCGACCGGCTCCGGCGCCAGGGCACCATGACCTTCCGGGCGCTGGCCGGCGACGCGGCGGACACCTTGACCCGGGTGGCGCGGTTCCTCGCGCTGCTGGAACTGTTCCGCGAGGGCGTCGTCTCCTTCGACCAGGTCACCCCGCTCGGCGAGCTCACCGTCCGGTGGACCGGCAGCGAGGACGGCGAGGTCGAGATCACCGACGAGTTCGACGACCCGGAGCCCGAGGAGGCGGCCGACCCGGCTGACGACGTACCGCCGCCGGAGCCCGCCGGACCGCCCGCAGGACACGACGACGAGCAGCAGGAGCAGCAGTGA
- the scpB gene encoding SMC-Scp complex subunit ScpB produces MSEQDHPQAEAAPEAPEPAEAPDPVEETEETLAVPIAELRPALEAVLMVADQPLDHVSLATAVGYPSEQVVAALEELAEDYRRQGRGFDLRHVAGGWRFYTREEYAAVVERFVLDGQQARLTQAALETLAVVAYKQPVSRARVSAIRGVNVDGVMRTLMARGLVAEAGHDSETTATLYRTTGYFLERIGVTSLDDLPELAPFLPDMADLGDFDEDPAPGPGPAGPSGPVVADGVAG; encoded by the coding sequence GTGAGCGAGCAGGACCACCCGCAGGCCGAGGCAGCCCCCGAGGCCCCGGAGCCGGCCGAGGCCCCCGACCCGGTCGAGGAGACCGAGGAGACCCTCGCGGTGCCGATCGCCGAGCTGCGCCCCGCCCTGGAGGCGGTGCTGATGGTCGCCGACCAGCCGCTGGACCACGTCTCGCTGGCGACCGCGGTCGGCTACCCCTCCGAGCAGGTCGTCGCGGCGCTGGAGGAGCTCGCGGAGGACTACCGCCGGCAGGGTCGCGGCTTCGACCTGCGGCACGTGGCGGGCGGCTGGCGGTTCTACACCCGCGAGGAGTACGCCGCAGTGGTGGAACGCTTCGTGCTCGACGGCCAGCAGGCCCGGCTGACCCAGGCCGCTCTGGAGACGCTGGCGGTGGTCGCCTACAAGCAGCCGGTCAGCCGCGCCCGGGTGTCCGCGATCCGCGGCGTCAACGTGGACGGCGTGATGCGCACGCTGATGGCACGCGGGCTGGTCGCCGAGGCCGGGCACGACTCGGAGACCACCGCGACGCTGTACCGCACCACCGGCTACTTCCTGGAGCGGATCGGGGTGACCTCGCTCGACGACCTGCCGGAGCTCGCCCCGTTCCTGCCCGACATGGCCGACCTCGGCGACTTCGACGAGGACCCGGCGCCCGGGCCCGGACCGGCGGGGCCGTCCGGCCCGGTCGTCGCGGACGGGGTGGCCGGATGA
- a CDS encoding pseudouridine synthase: protein MSQEPLPVDADGLVRLQKLLAQSGVASRRKCEELMLAGLVEVDGEVVTRLGTKVDPTTAVIRVDGARLPPVSPHVYLVLNKPRGVVSTMSDPEGRRTLSDYVADRPERLFHVGRLDTDTEGLILLTNDGDFAQRVAHPSYELQKTYVAEVDGHVARGTVKRLLDGVTLEDGPVEVSACRVVQANPQRSIVELVIHEGRNRIVRRLLDEVGHPVRLLTRTAIGPVRLQGLRSGELRELTREELGVLLDAARL, encoded by the coding sequence ATGAGCCAGGAGCCGCTCCCCGTCGACGCCGACGGGCTGGTCCGCCTGCAGAAGCTGCTGGCCCAGTCCGGCGTCGCGAGCCGCCGCAAGTGCGAGGAGCTGATGCTCGCCGGCCTGGTGGAGGTCGACGGCGAGGTGGTCACCCGGCTCGGCACCAAGGTGGACCCCACGACCGCGGTGATCCGCGTCGACGGGGCCCGGCTGCCGCCGGTGAGCCCGCACGTCTACCTGGTGCTCAACAAGCCGCGCGGGGTGGTCTCCACGATGTCGGACCCCGAAGGACGACGCACCCTCTCCGACTATGTCGCAGACCGACCCGAGCGGCTGTTCCACGTGGGCCGGCTCGACACCGACACCGAGGGCCTGATCCTGCTCACCAACGACGGCGACTTCGCCCAGCGCGTCGCGCACCCCTCCTACGAGCTGCAGAAGACCTACGTCGCCGAGGTGGACGGTCACGTGGCCCGCGGCACCGTCAAGCGGCTGCTGGACGGCGTCACCCTCGAGGACGGGCCGGTCGAGGTGAGCGCCTGCCGGGTGGTGCAGGCCAACCCGCAGCGCTCGATCGTCGAGCTCGTGATCCACGAGGGGCGCAACCGGATCGTGCGCCGGCTGCTCGACGAGGTGGGCCACCCGGTCCGGCTGCTGACCCGCACCGCGATCGGGCCGGTGCGGCTGCAGGGACTGCGCAGCGGCGAGCTGCGCGAGCTGACCCGCGAGGAGCTCGGCGTCCTGCTCGACGCCGCCCGGCTCTGA
- the aroH gene encoding chorismate mutase produces MSVRAVRGATQLEEDVREHMLERVAEMVTDVMGSNGLEVDDFISVIFTATSDLVSEFPAYAARRLGFSDVPLICARELEIEGSMPRVVRMLAHVETDLPKSDITHVYLHGAAHLRRDLSRVREVPDER; encoded by the coding sequence GTGAGCGTGCGAGCGGTCCGCGGGGCGACCCAGCTCGAGGAGGACGTGCGCGAGCACATGCTCGAGCGGGTCGCCGAGATGGTCACCGACGTGATGGGCTCCAACGGTCTCGAGGTCGACGACTTCATCAGCGTGATCTTCACCGCCACCTCCGACCTGGTCTCCGAGTTCCCGGCGTACGCCGCCCGGCGGCTCGGCTTCTCCGACGTGCCGCTGATCTGCGCCCGCGAGCTCGAGATCGAGGGGTCGATGCCGCGCGTGGTCCGGATGCTCGCGCACGTCGAGACCGACCTGCCGAAGTCCGACATCACCCACGTCTACCTGCACGGCGCCGCGCACCTGCGCCGCGACCTGTCGCGGGTCCGCGAGGTCCCCGATGAGCGCTGA
- a CDS encoding prephenate dehydrogenase — MSAEPLGPVLVVGAGLLGTSIGLALRRTGVDVALSDISEENLRIASGLGAANLTAAQLTAARLVVVAVPPDHLATEVVRALREHPGVVTDVGSVKAEPLAAVHAQVDTAELSRYVGSHPMAGSERSGPFAASAALFDGRPWAVAAHPDADPAAVQTVAALARACGATPVMLTPQEHDAAVARTSHLPHLLAALVAGRLADAPAEHLTLSGQGVRDVTRVAAGDPALWRQIVAANATALSELLREVRADVDTLLAALAAGDRDAVTTLLDRGVAGTAVIPGKHGGPTRPETSVYVAVPDHPGELARLLADAGEIGVNIEDLRIDHDPGRPVGLVELLVAADAVDHLLSSLADRGWTAHR, encoded by the coding sequence ATGAGCGCTGAGCCGCTCGGCCCGGTGCTCGTGGTGGGCGCAGGCCTGCTCGGCACCTCGATCGGGCTCGCGCTGCGCCGGACCGGGGTGGACGTGGCGCTCAGCGACATCAGCGAGGAGAACCTCCGGATCGCCAGCGGCCTCGGCGCCGCCAACCTCACCGCCGCGCAGCTGACGGCAGCCCGGCTGGTCGTGGTGGCGGTCCCGCCGGACCACCTGGCGACCGAGGTGGTCCGGGCGCTGCGCGAGCACCCCGGCGTGGTCACCGACGTGGGCAGCGTCAAGGCCGAACCCCTGGCCGCGGTGCACGCGCAGGTCGACACCGCCGAGCTGAGCCGCTACGTCGGCAGCCACCCGATGGCCGGCAGCGAGCGCTCGGGCCCGTTCGCGGCCTCCGCCGCCCTCTTCGACGGCCGACCTTGGGCGGTGGCCGCACACCCGGACGCCGACCCAGCGGCCGTGCAGACGGTCGCCGCGCTGGCCCGCGCCTGCGGAGCGACCCCGGTGATGCTGACCCCGCAGGAGCACGACGCCGCGGTCGCCCGGACCTCCCACCTGCCGCACCTGCTGGCCGCGCTGGTCGCCGGGCGGCTCGCCGACGCGCCCGCCGAGCACCTGACCCTGTCCGGCCAGGGGGTCCGCGACGTGACCCGGGTGGCCGCCGGCGACCCGGCGCTGTGGCGGCAGATCGTCGCCGCCAACGCGACGGCGCTGAGCGAGCTGCTGAGGGAGGTCCGCGCCGACGTGGACACCCTGCTGGCCGCGCTGGCGGCAGGGGACCGGGACGCGGTCACGACGCTGCTCGACCGCGGGGTCGCCGGCACGGCGGTGATCCCCGGCAAGCACGGTGGCCCGACGCGGCCGGAGACCTCGGTGTACGTCGCGGTCCCGGACCATCCCGGCGAGCTGGCCCGGCTGCTCGCCGACGCCGGGGAGATCGGGGTCAACATCGAGGACCTGCGGATCGACCACGACCCCGGCCGACCGGTCGGTCTGGTCGAGCTGCTCGTCGCCGCGGACGCCGTCGACCACCTGCTGTCCTCGCTGGCCGATCGGGGCTGGACGGCCCACCGGTAG
- the cmk gene encoding (d)CMP kinase produces MGVETVVVAMDGPSGSGKSSTSRGVAARLGLRYLDTGAMFRAITWWLLQRGVDVEDAAAVAALADAPVLVSGTDPAAPSITVDGVDVAGPIRSAQVTGAVSAVSAVPEIRARLLREQRDIIGAGGIVVEGRDIGTVVAPDAAVKVYLTADPGARAARRTAELTGTTVEATHADLARRDRLDSGRVTAPLAMADDAHHIDTTPFTLEEVVDQVVRLVEERADGEGRLAERR; encoded by the coding sequence GTGGGTGTCGAGACCGTCGTGGTGGCGATGGACGGGCCGTCGGGGTCCGGGAAGTCGAGCACGTCGCGCGGTGTCGCCGCCCGGCTGGGGCTGCGCTACCTCGACACCGGGGCGATGTTCCGGGCGATCACCTGGTGGCTGCTGCAGCGCGGCGTCGACGTGGAGGACGCGGCCGCGGTCGCCGCGCTCGCCGACGCGCCGGTGCTGGTCTCCGGCACCGACCCGGCGGCGCCGAGCATCACCGTCGACGGCGTCGACGTGGCCGGCCCGATCCGTTCGGCCCAGGTGACCGGGGCGGTCAGCGCGGTCAGCGCGGTGCCGGAGATCCGGGCCCGGCTGCTGCGCGAGCAGCGCGACATCATCGGCGCCGGCGGGATCGTCGTCGAGGGCCGCGACATCGGCACGGTGGTCGCTCCCGACGCGGCCGTGAAGGTCTACCTGACGGCCGACCCCGGGGCGCGTGCGGCCCGGCGTACGGCGGAGCTCACCGGCACCACCGTCGAGGCCACCCACGCCGACCTGGCGCGCCGTGACCGGCTGGACTCCGGGCGCGTGACCGCGCCGCTGGCGATGGCTGACGACGCGCATCACATCGACACCACCCCGTTCACCCTCGAGGAGGTCGTCGACCAGGTGGTCCGGCTCGTCGAGGAGCGGGCGGACGGCGAGGGACGGCTCGCGGAGCGCAGGTGA
- the der gene encoding ribosome biogenesis GTPase Der has protein sequence MTTESLQPADGPSSTTPTPVLAVVGRPNVGKSTLVNRIIGRREAVVQDVPGVTRDRVSYDANWSGRAFTVVDTGGWDPDARGLAERIAAQAEVAVNIADAVLFVVDATVGITDVDEAVVKILRKSGKPVVLAANKVDDQRAEAEAHGLWNLGLGEPYPVSALHGRGSGDMLDAILAALPETPAESLNEVGGPRRVAIVGKPNVGKSSLLNKLAKEDRVVVDDVAGTTVDPVDELVQLGGRTWRFIDTAGIRKRVKEASGHEYYASLRTGGAIERAEVCVMVVDGSQPISEQDLRIITNVADAGRALVIAFNKWDLVDEERRYYLEREIERDLVRVPWAPRVNITARTGWHVDKLVPVLDAALEGWGTRIGTGALNSFLGRLVAEHPHPVRGGRQPKVLFGTQVSTEPPTFVLFTSALLEAGYMRYIERRLREEFGFVGTPIHLQQRPREKRKR, from the coding sequence ATGACCACCGAATCCCTGCAGCCCGCCGACGGGCCGAGCAGCACGACCCCCACCCCTGTGCTGGCCGTCGTCGGCCGCCCGAACGTGGGCAAGTCCACGCTGGTGAACCGGATCATCGGCCGCCGCGAGGCGGTCGTGCAGGACGTCCCCGGCGTCACGCGTGACCGTGTCTCCTACGACGCCAACTGGAGCGGCCGCGCGTTCACCGTCGTCGACACCGGCGGCTGGGACCCGGACGCCCGCGGCCTGGCCGAGCGGATCGCCGCCCAGGCCGAGGTCGCCGTCAACATCGCCGACGCGGTCCTGTTCGTGGTCGACGCCACCGTCGGCATCACCGACGTCGACGAGGCCGTGGTGAAGATCCTCCGCAAGTCCGGGAAGCCGGTCGTGCTCGCGGCGAACAAGGTCGACGACCAGCGGGCCGAGGCCGAGGCCCACGGCCTGTGGAACCTCGGTCTCGGCGAGCCGTACCCGGTCTCGGCGCTGCACGGGCGCGGCTCGGGCGACATGCTCGACGCGATCCTGGCGGCGCTCCCGGAGACGCCGGCGGAGTCCCTCAACGAGGTCGGCGGCCCGCGCCGCGTCGCCATCGTCGGCAAGCCGAACGTGGGCAAGTCCTCGCTGCTGAACAAGCTGGCCAAGGAGGACCGGGTCGTCGTCGACGACGTCGCGGGCACCACCGTGGACCCGGTCGACGAGCTGGTCCAGCTCGGCGGGAGGACCTGGCGGTTCATCGATACCGCCGGCATCCGCAAGCGGGTCAAGGAGGCCTCGGGCCACGAGTACTACGCGAGCCTGCGCACCGGCGGCGCGATCGAGCGCGCCGAGGTCTGCGTGATGGTGGTCGACGGCTCGCAGCCGATCTCCGAGCAGGACCTCCGGATCATCACCAACGTCGCGGACGCCGGACGTGCGCTGGTCATCGCGTTCAACAAGTGGGACCTCGTCGACGAGGAGCGCCGTTACTACCTCGAGCGCGAGATCGAGCGGGACCTCGTCCGCGTGCCGTGGGCGCCTCGCGTGAACATCACCGCGCGCACCGGCTGGCACGTCGACAAGCTCGTCCCGGTCCTGGACGCGGCCCTCGAGGGCTGGGGGACCCGCATCGGCACCGGCGCGCTCAACTCGTTCCTCGGTCGGCTCGTCGCCGAGCACCCGCACCCGGTGCGCGGCGGCAGGCAGCCGAAGGTGCTCTTCGGCACCCAGGTGTCGACCGAGCCTCCGACGTTCGTGCTGTTCACCTCTGCGCTCCTGGAGGCCGGCTACATGCGCTACATCGAGCGCCGGCTGCGCGAGGAGTTCGGCTTCGTGGGCACCCCGATCCACCTGCAGCAGCGTCCCCGCGAGAAGCGCAAGCGCTGA
- a CDS encoding tyrosine-type recombinase/integrase, translated as MARPPLPLGTWGTITTEKIRDGSYRALTRFRDTDGNTRRVTATGPSKAAAERALRDVLGTRTAPAGEFITAETRLIDLAKLWITGLEAEGRIEQTTINEYRRVLDNLVLPSVGGLKLREATTGRLDRLLLRLRDQSVNRQRKAKVVLGAMLDLAVRHDAIPTNPARGTTRVHRPKHETKALRVEDLIEIRAAVRRWVNADRPGPKATGDMADIIDLMLATGCRIGEILALRWSDLDLNGDLPILTVSGTIKTETGKGTYRKPTPKSEASRRTVVLPRFAAELLRVRRQFATLNENDAVFATRNGTWHQVVNVERRWRQIRKDTGFAWVTPHTFRRTVATLISEATTSELASRQLGHSSSQVTRDHYIAKPPVSADLSKVLERLAESDDASSDS; from the coding sequence ATGGCCAGGCCCCCACTCCCCCTCGGTACCTGGGGGACCATCACCACCGAGAAGATCCGTGACGGCAGCTATCGAGCCCTGACCCGGTTCCGTGACACCGACGGCAATACTCGTCGCGTCACGGCGACTGGTCCGAGCAAGGCCGCTGCGGAGCGAGCGCTGCGAGATGTCCTAGGCACGCGCACCGCTCCAGCGGGTGAGTTCATCACGGCAGAGACCCGCCTGATCGATCTCGCGAAGCTGTGGATCACTGGTCTCGAGGCTGAAGGACGGATCGAGCAGACCACCATCAACGAGTACCGCCGGGTGCTGGACAACCTGGTGCTACCCAGTGTGGGCGGGCTGAAGCTCCGCGAGGCCACCACGGGTCGGCTGGACCGGCTCCTGCTGAGGTTGCGCGATCAGAGCGTGAACCGGCAACGCAAGGCCAAGGTCGTCCTCGGGGCCATGCTCGACCTCGCAGTCCGACACGACGCGATCCCGACGAACCCGGCCCGTGGGACAACTCGGGTTCACCGACCCAAGCATGAGACGAAGGCACTGCGGGTCGAGGACTTGATCGAGATCCGCGCTGCCGTTCGCCGGTGGGTCAACGCGGACCGCCCCGGACCCAAGGCCACCGGCGACATGGCCGACATCATCGACCTGATGCTCGCCACTGGTTGCCGCATCGGCGAGATCCTCGCACTGCGCTGGAGCGACCTGGACCTCAATGGCGACCTACCCATCCTCACGGTGTCAGGCACGATCAAGACCGAGACCGGAAAGGGCACGTATCGGAAGCCCACGCCGAAGTCGGAGGCCAGCCGGCGAACCGTGGTGCTCCCCCGGTTCGCTGCCGAGCTGCTCCGCGTGCGCCGGCAGTTCGCGACACTCAACGAGAACGACGCCGTCTTCGCCACCCGCAACGGCACGTGGCATCAGGTCGTCAACGTCGAGCGGCGGTGGCGGCAGATCCGCAAGGACACGGGCTTTGCGTGGGTTACCCCCCACACATTCCGCAGGACGGTGGCGACGCTGATCTCCGAGGCAACAACATCCGAGCTCGCCTCCCGCCAACTTGGCCACTCCTCGAGCCAGGTCACCCGAGACCACTACATCGCCAAGCCACCGGTTTCGGCCGACCTCTCCAAGGTCCTCGAGCGGCTCGCTGAGAGCGACGACGCGAGCTCGGATTCGTAG
- a CDS encoding helix-turn-helix transcriptional regulator, with translation MSTTVDTSHESMILTIDEAAAYLAIPKATLYTWRTRRVGFGPRAVKMGGCLRYRRADLDAWIVEHLEPEEGE, from the coding sequence ATGAGTACCACCGTCGACACCAGCCACGAGAGCATGATCCTCACCATCGACGAGGCTGCGGCCTACCTTGCAATCCCGAAGGCGACGCTCTACACCTGGCGGACGCGCCGGGTTGGGTTCGGACCACGCGCCGTGAAGATGGGCGGTTGTCTGCGGTACCGACGCGCAGACCTTGACGCCTGGATCGTCGAGCACCTCGAGCCCGAAGAGGGTGAGTGA
- a CDS encoding tyrosine-type recombinase/integrase — translation MDQPLTQLTQFTTDDAHELLPQWQLALRAEAKSPGTIDTYTHGVCTYLTWCGLAGEPPLSRATMTAWMSDMLQAGAAPGSARIRQLGVRRFVAWLIVTGHVPIDPFAGIKGPRQTQKLVTPLTDDELRTLIATCTTPSHRADEPLHHRRDEAIIRLMFETGIRIGETIALQVDDVDLDTGRVTIKRGKGGRGRVIPIGPATGAVLRAYLTLRAHHRCADSPELWLGERGTRFGYDGLSRALRRRAQLAGITGFHPHKLRHTAAHRWLAAGGSESGLMAIAGWTRTDMLVRYTRAHASERAADEARRLNLGAI, via the coding sequence ATGGACCAACCACTGACTCAGCTCACCCAGTTCACCACCGACGATGCCCACGAGCTCCTGCCCCAGTGGCAGCTCGCGCTGCGCGCCGAAGCGAAGAGCCCGGGCACCATCGACACCTACACCCACGGCGTGTGCACCTACCTGACCTGGTGCGGTTTGGCGGGGGAGCCGCCGCTGTCGCGCGCCACGATGACGGCCTGGATGAGCGACATGCTGCAGGCCGGCGCGGCACCCGGCAGCGCCCGGATCCGGCAGCTCGGCGTCCGACGCTTCGTCGCCTGGCTGATCGTCACCGGACACGTCCCGATCGACCCGTTCGCCGGGATCAAGGGGCCCAGGCAGACCCAGAAGCTGGTCACGCCCCTGACCGACGACGAGCTGCGCACCCTGATCGCCACCTGCACCACCCCGTCCCATCGCGCCGACGAGCCATTGCATCACCGCCGCGATGAGGCGATCATCCGGCTGATGTTCGAGACCGGCATCCGCATCGGCGAGACCATCGCCCTCCAGGTCGATGACGTCGACCTCGACACCGGGCGGGTCACCATCAAACGCGGCAAGGGCGGCCGCGGCCGCGTCATCCCCATCGGGCCAGCCACAGGAGCGGTGCTCCGCGCCTACCTGACGCTGCGCGCACACCACCGATGTGCCGACTCCCCGGAGCTGTGGCTCGGCGAACGCGGAACCCGGTTCGGCTACGACGGCCTCAGCCGGGCGCTGCGCAGGCGCGCCCAGCTCGCCGGCATCACCGGCTTCCACCCCCACAAGCTCCGGCACACCGCAGCGCACCGCTGGCTCGCCGCCGGCGGATCCGAGTCCGGGCTGATGGCCATCGCCGGTTGGACCCGCACCGACATGCTGGTGCGCTACACCCGAGCCCACGCCTCCGAACGTGCCGCCGACGAAGCTCGGCGGCTCAACCTGGGCGCAATCTGA
- a CDS encoding ABC transporter permease has product MNTHAFPGIDTRINTAAAAVQSLPEATPADAAPVTARERHARRVRIPLHRIVTVELRKSFDTRAGRWLLVSVVGLAVLTTAAVIAFSPPEEFTYSNFTTAIAVPMGIVLPIIAALAVTAEWSQRSGLTTFTVVPDRGRVMLGKAVGVLVVAIPATALALAMGALGNVVASGISGHPAVWDQDVITAGPYWLLSIALTLMAGFAFGILIRNSAGAIVAFFVYSFVIPPILGLLAVSKAWFADVRPWIDLDHQTTVLQGGGFDAEQWQQLASAGAIWLVLPLLIGMWTLLRSEVK; this is encoded by the coding sequence ATGAACACGCACGCTTTCCCCGGCATCGACACCCGGATCAACACCGCCGCGGCGGCCGTCCAGAGCCTGCCCGAAGCCACTCCCGCCGACGCTGCGCCAGTCACTGCGCGCGAGCGGCATGCGCGCCGGGTCAGGATTCCGCTGCACCGCATCGTCACCGTCGAGCTCCGCAAGTCCTTCGACACCCGGGCCGGGCGCTGGCTGCTGGTGAGCGTCGTAGGCCTGGCCGTGCTCACGACCGCCGCGGTGATCGCGTTCTCCCCGCCCGAGGAGTTCACCTACAGCAACTTCACCACCGCGATCGCCGTGCCCATGGGGATCGTGCTGCCGATCATCGCAGCGCTCGCGGTGACGGCCGAGTGGAGCCAACGCAGCGGCCTGACAACGTTCACCGTCGTGCCTGACCGCGGTCGGGTCATGCTCGGCAAGGCCGTCGGCGTGCTGGTCGTCGCGATCCCGGCAACCGCCCTGGCCCTCGCCATGGGCGCGCTCGGCAACGTCGTGGCCTCAGGGATCTCGGGTCATCCGGCTGTCTGGGACCAGGACGTGATCACCGCGGGTCCGTACTGGCTGCTGTCCATCGCCTTGACGCTCATGGCGGGATTCGCCTTCGGCATCCTCATCCGCAATTCCGCTGGCGCCATCGTGGCGTTCTTCGTCTACTCCTTCGTCATCCCGCCCATCCTCGGGCTGCTCGCCGTCAGCAAGGCGTGGTTCGCCGACGTCCGTCCGTGGATCGATCTCGACCACCAGACCACCGTGCTGCAAGGCGGTGGGTTCGACGCCGAACAGTGGCAGCAGCTCGCGTCGGCCGGGGCCATCTGGCTGGTGCTCCCGTTGCTCATCGGCATGTGGACGCTGCTTCGTTCCGAGGTGAAGTGA